In the genome of Deltaproteobacteria bacterium, the window TTCAAGGGCAACCACGGCCACGGCATTCATGTCAGTATGCGAAAGGCTCACGTGAACGGCCGTGAACCCCGCCGCTTTCATTCTATCCCGGACCGTTCCGTGCAGTTCGAGCTCCGGCCTGCCGGTTCCTTCATTGCGGACCTCGACGTCGGTGAATCGCATTTCTCCGCCGATCCCTGCCCCGAGAGACTTGAACAGGGCCTCCTTGGCCGCGAACCGCGCCGCATAATGACGTGACGGCTCCCTGTTGCTCTCACAGTAAGCGATCTCGCTTTCGGTAAAGATCCGTCTCAGAAATCTTCCGTTCCATTTACTGATGATCCTCTTGATGCGCTCTATCTCGACAAGATCGATACCGATGGACCCTATCATCCTACTTTCCTGTTATGGCATCTGCGGTTTGCGCCACTTTCTTCATGAAACCCACATCGTGAACACGGATGATCCGCGCCCCATTCATGATGGAGGCGGTAACTGCCGCCGCCGTTCCTTCAATTCTTTCAGAGGCCTCTCCGCCTATTACCAGGCCGACAAAGGACTTGCGCGACGGACCCACGAGTATGGGGCACCCCAGGGACTTCAACTCTCCCAGGTACCGTATCAACGTGAAATTATCATCACTCGATTTCCCGAAACCGATCCCTGGATCGACAATGATATTCTCCCGGGAAATTCCTTCCGTCACGGCCTCCCGGATCCGTTCTTCCAGGAACTCCGTTATATCCCCCATGAGAGAAGCATATGAAAGGTCACCGGCCTGCATTGTTTTCGGGTTACCGCGCATATGCATGAGGACCACCGGCGTACCGGATCGGGCCGCCACGCCCGCCATATCTTCATCAAATCTCATGGCACTGACGTCATTGATTATTTCAGCTCCCGAATCGACGGCAGCCTGCGCGACCGACGCCTTTGTCGTATCGATCGATATGGGCAGTGTGATTCTCTTTTTCAACTCCCGGATCAAGGGAAGAACTCGATCCATTTCCTCTTCTTCGGGTACCGGGTCAGCCCCCGGCCGCGTTGATTCCCCGCCGACGTCGATGATATCGGCACCTTCTTCAGCCATCCTCACCGCCTGTGCAAGGGCATCTTCTCTGTTCATGTACTTTCCGCCGTCTGAAAAGGAATCGGGCGTTACGTTCAGGATTCCCATGACAAGCG includes:
- the acpS gene encoding holo-ACP synthase, whose product is MIGSIGIDLVEIERIKRIISKWNGRFLRRIFTESEIAYCESNREPSRHYAARFAAKEALFKSLGAGIGGEMRFTDVEVRNEGTGRPELELHGTVRDRMKAAGFTAVHVSLSHTDMNAVAVVALEKNPAS
- the folP gene encoding dihydropteroate synthase, which codes for MSYKKDHRMRCINISTPREAERLLRDVGVSSHGIDAMVPKMESINVILEGIECKVANILKQEMLAIGGDVAVSRGSVSCSIDRTDALIMGTWKQVGVLAEKLRTQPFDLERIGGRLKEILSHVKRERFTLKTPERTIEVGERTLVMGILNVTPDSFSDGGKYMNREDALAQAVRMAEEGADIIDVGGESTRPGADPVPEEEEMDRVLPLIRELKKRITLPISIDTTKASVAQAAVDSGAEIINDVSAMRFDEDMAGVAARSGTPVVLMHMRGNPKTMQAGDLSYASLMGDITEFLEERIREAVTEGISRENIIVDPGIGFGKSSDDNFTLIRYLGELKSLGCPILVGPSRKSFVGLVIGGEASERIEGTAAAVTASIMNGARIIRVHDVGFMKKVAQTADAITGK